The Amycolatopsis coloradensis sequence CCGAGCGGTTCGCGGACGCGTTCGATCAGCTTGTCGGCGCGGGCGTTGACGTCCTCCGCGCTTTCGCCGCCGGGGACCGGATGCGACCAGACCGTCCATCCGGGAACGGTCTCGCGGATCACCGGCGTGGTGACGCCCTCGTAGTCGCCGTAGTCCCATTCGGCCAGCTCTTCGGTGACCTCGTCGACGCGCAGCCCGGCCAGCTCGGCCGTCCGCAGCGCGCGGGTGCGAGGGCTGGAGAGGACGAGCGCCGGGTTGCCGCCGAGCACCGCGCGCAAGGTGCCGCCCGCCGCGCGGGCCTGCCCCTCGCCGGCGGCCGTGAGCGGGATGTCGGTGCGTCCGGTGTGCCGTCCGTTGACGGACCACTCGGTCTGACCATGCCGGAGGAGGAAGAGCCGATGTGCCACGTTGCGAATATAGCCCGCGGTCCGGTTATGCTACTGGTGAGTAACATGATGAGGAGACCGTGATGGCGCAGAATCCGACCTACGCGATGTGGAACAGGCTGGCGGGCAAGCCGGTCGGCAAGCAGCTGTTCTCGGCGGCGATGTGCCTGCGTGTGCCGTATTTCCGGACGGTGCTCCCGTCGGTGCGCGAGCTGCGTCCCGGCCGGTGCGAGGTGACGTCCCCGAAGTGGTGGGGTGTTTACAACCACATCAAGACTTTTCACG is a genomic window containing:
- a CDS encoding acid phosphatase, with translation MAHRLFLLRHGQTEWSVNGRHTGRTDIPLTAAGEGQARAAGGTLRAVLGGNPALVLSSPRTRALRTAELAGLRVDEVTEELAEWDYGDYEGVTTPVIRETVPGWTVWSHPVPGGESAEDVNARADKLIERVREPLGEGDVILVGHGHFSRVLVARWIGLPSTAGVHFGLDPAGVAVLGDERGEPQIEHLNLLPTTED